The genomic DNA tgattgatGCATTAAGTCATCAAACATTTGAACAGTAGTCATATACAAACGTAGTCTTCAGCGAGTCAAGAACATCGAAGTCGGTATAAACGTCATCCCCTATAATGTAAGTAAAGGCAGGATCGGAAGAGATTTCTAGTAAATTTGTCATGTTTGCGCTCAATCCGGTACCTATCGTTATAATTATCTTTCCAGAGTCTTTCAGTCGCTTTGCTTCCGCTTTAACTTGTTCCATATCACCAAGTTGTCCAGAAGTGATCAAAACTACAATCTGTCTAGCTTCCGACCTTGACCCTTTTGAGGAAGAAAATCCATTTTGGTACAAGTCACCCAGGGCGTTTGCGACGTCACCGTTTGTAGAAAACACATGCTTTGTTTTCTTACTAACCTCTGCAATAAGATCAACTCGCTCACTGTATTTATCAAAGCTGTAGATGTTGTGCATTGTATTCGTGAACGTGGAGTAACTAAACTGAGTGGCATTTAGTCCGACGTCAGTAATCCCCAGCAAATGTATGGCAGCTTTGAGTTGGGTGTCAAACTCTTTAGGTTTTATATTAGCTGACACATCCATCAATACTGCAACATCTGACACGTTTGTTGAACAACCTGCAACAGGTTTTTAACAGAAATGCTATATTGGTAGTCGATAgcttataaaataacaaaaattttgtAACTCGAGCAATTTCGATCGTTCTCGCTAATgtgaattttaaatcttttttattttttttttacaataagacaaaagaatttccaaaataaattaaCCACTACCTTAATGGAAAATGTGTCAGTTAAAACACAAATGATGCAACATACATCTAGTAACTAAAACAAAACTACTAAAACACGATTATAACACAGGATATTATTAATAGAAGTGATAGATAAGCAGTACAtgaattttggggggaaaaaactaaaagtTTTGGAAAACGAAATACAACATACTCTCACAACCGAACATGGTATATTTGAATAGAGTGTGTAGAGAATCTTCTGTTGCCATTGGAAACACATGGTCTTTAAATGACGATATCTCCAGCAACTTCTCATGAAGAACAGACATTCCACTACCgattgtatatattttcacgCCGTTAGCTTTTAGATAAATGGCTTCCTGCATTACATCCGTCGGATCCGACGATAGCCCATCTGTCAATAAAATCACAAAACGATCCACGACGGTGTTATCTCTTGCACCGTTGACCGACAGAAAGACGTCTTGACGGACTTTACTCAGAGCGTTTCCTGTAAAACTTGGACCACCACAGTTATCATCAACTAGATCAACAGCATTTTGTAAATCTGTGTCATTGTTATAGGTATTCAAGTAAAAATGGACTGTCGCCTGAAGGGAATATGTCACAAGACTAAATTGATAGCGGTTGTTTGGTGGTCCAGTTCGGTATTTGGACATAAAGTTTTTGACGTATTCCTTTTGTTTGCCTATCGTTCCGTAACCACCACTTAGAGAGGTGTCCAGGAAAAATACAATATCGGCTTCCTTGTATGGTGTGCAGACGTctgtcagagaaaaaaaaacaagcagaaGTATGGctataacaattattattatttcacaaGTAATAATGAATgattgaaaatttataaaatgaaattttactaaTGAGAACGACATAATATATAGACTGCTAGGAAATGTGTAGTTTGTTTTCCTGAAATTTGAACGATTATTATCAAAACTTTTGTGCATACCAGTATCTTTATGATTATTATGTAGTTTTCAgctaaacatattttatatcatCCAATGAACGATTGATAAAACAGATTTACTTTTCTAGCAATTTTGAAGCTTTTAACAATTCCTTAAAAATACCAAAATCGGGCCACAGTATATACTAACCAATTAAATCACAGTTGCGACTCGTCCATCCTTCGACACATATACATTCATAATGATCGTGACCGTTGTCCTTTGTGGTACATAACCCATGTTGGCATGGATCAGTTGCTTCCTGAAACACGTTGGTACAAGACTAACTCTCTACCAAAATACCTAGTCATTGAATGTATGTAAAATTAAAAGACAAATGTTTAGCATTACTTGTTAAGAAACAGAAAGTTGTAGCCAGTAGTATTTAAATTCATGATCATACAACACTATCTttacttcatttatgttttagtttGGTATTGAATACTGTACTAAAGATAGGCTAAAGACACAAATTGCTAACAGTTATTCCTTATTCCATGATTAAGTTGATGTAGTGTAAAAGGATTATTCTAATCAATTTATGAAGAAGGCATGAGATGATGAGACTGAACTTGGTTTTAGTGGAAGATTTTGCACCAAAAGCTACTCATCTATAACTGATGGTATTAGGTTataaaatatgcacgagttctgctgcggaaatattgcgcgactttacaTACACAGTAGGCCTATTATTTCATTAAACAACGAGTGCCTATTTCTTagtgcaaatctaataatctttttattacatacgcatctacaattaaaattattacataaattatgcaaattagttattaagcctgagtgaaattaaaatatcgtcgttaaagatCTTTTAAACCAGAAgatatacatgaaactgacgtcacaaatgacgtcacacatcccgatttgaaatttgaacgtcagAAAGGAAAATATAGACGTTTCATGTTCCGTTGAGATTAAACGGAGCTATTAAATAAGTatgtaataatgtattttatgtatacaaGTAAATCTTAGTAGCAAATAACAGCGGGAAGCATACAATAAACAATATGATAtcaaacttcaaacttcaaacgTAAAGATAAGGTATTGAAGAAGTCTTACCGACTGGCAATCTACAAATAGAGAAAAAAAGTTAAGTAATGCAAAACTAAACTGGCAAACAGACCAAACTATCGTTAATTTTATGAGAATTCATCAATGAGAATTTTCACGAATAAGAAATTAATCTGCTTCATGTTCAAAAggttttctcaatttttttttgacTACGGTAAATTCCATTTTAAGTATTGTAATAATAAAAACTTAAAGGGAAGACAtctatatttgaaaaacaaatggcATTGAAGAAATGGTTTACTGAAACAACTCCGGATATCCactaaaatttaaaaggaaagttTCTATCCGGCCAagagatattttaaatattttcatagagGAAGTTCAGAATTGAAGTCAAGTAGGCCCTATCTGTTTAGATACTCACAGTAGTGGCCTCCGCGTTTCACTCTTCGTACAACATCAACATCAGCACCTATGGCCGGCAGTTTTGTGGAAACATTCACTAAATTGAAAGGCAACAAATAAAGGGACGCGTTAATCAGCATTATCACTTGTTGTCCGGTAAGTGAGACAAACCACACTTACTCTTAACCCACTGCTTCTTTGTCTATCATATTAGCACCTTTTTTATTAATACAATTACATGAAAAACATCACTATCTCTTTAtgattaactagagctatcactaaaggtgatgaatgtaccccccgcatgcactgacacagtacattgcagtttgacacacacaagattgcataattatgtggactgtatgtatatagactgtatgtaggCCTATACAGTatggtaacaaaaaacaaagtctcataactatgcagaatatttatctaaaagaacgtaacatgcaccatgcacaactagggttggtactgaccacttgtttgaagattcattaaattgtgtgcaagggttcggaagattaggcgcgcacaagattgcatatgcagactgtatgtacatagtatgttaacaagaaacaacgtcccataactctgcaatttttgttgttgaaagaacctaacatgccccagcacaactgctgttgttactgatcacttgtgtgcagtttcatttatttgtgtcaaggggatgaggagagatggtgcgcacaaggttgtgtctatgtatatagtatagtagcaaaaaacaaagtcccgttactctgcacatttttttttctgaaagaacctaacatgccccatgcacaactactgttgttattgatcacttgtgtgaagtttcattaaattgtgtcaaggggatgaggagaaatggtgtgcacaagattgtgtctatgtatttagtatgtaacaaaaaacaaagtcccgtaactttgcaattttttttctgaaagaacctaacatgccccatgcacaactactgttgttactgatcacttgtgtgaagtttcattaaattgtgtcaaggggatgatgagagatggtgcgcacaatattgtgtctacggacagacagccggacggacggacagacggacagacaacctgaaaccagtatacctccccccttacaactttgttgtcgggggagGGGGGGTACAGAAACGTTACTGTCCCATTAAGTTAATACTTTGATATGGGCTAGAGTGTCTATATAAAAGTGATATACGAGTCAATTTTGTGTTGATTTTATATAAAGGTATAAGAAGTACAAGTCGTTAGAAAGCCGGCTTATGTGTATACCGCCTATAAAATATCTAATCAAACAGAAAAGTCCAAAGTCGGCAAAACACGTCCTTGTTCTACTGCAAGCAACTATTGACACGGGATAATACTATAAACTGTAGAGATTATTACATATCATTCTTATACACTTTATTTAGAATGACATAAAATCAAAAACGcattaaacatttacaaatttaGCTCGTTATTGAACATAGTAACAAAAAATCGTCTGTAGATAACATAGTACTGTACTGCGGGAGATGATGAATGCATCCTATTTTCATTCATTTGCTTTTGGTTTATGATTTCactttaaaaacttattttcaatatatttgagCGGTAATTCCATAACCGGAGACCGttaaaacatgttattgtttcgtgtcagatttgttttcaaaattcgattacttttaaagctttaagATGTAAAGTTTGAGAATTTAGCTTCAAGCAGTGGGCACTTTGATTTGACAATTAGCGTCGTTATAAGTATTTTGCATTTAGTAATTAGCACTGCACTTCCCCTATTTAAactgtttgaataaatttaaatgaataaatttaaatgaaatgctCTCTAAAATTTGgatatataaatattcaaatatattttacttacagACAATCCATAATATCCACAGTCTTGTTGAATACATGCTGTTTggttaaaaagcaataaaatgatAGTTAATCTTGTTGCTATACTGTTTTATGAAGAATTCTGATCCAATCACTTatcaagtttcaaactttaagtaCTATCTTTTACCAAATATAGTAAAAAAAGCAAGTTACACATCTTCCGCTTCTTTTATGTGCTTCTGGAGATACGTCCTCAAGGCACTGACAAACACTTACAGTAATATGTAATTAGTCTTGTTCAATTTATACAAAAAAGGTGTCGTCCATTCATAACATTATCAAACTTTTGATGTAGACATGAATGCTCTGTGTTTGTCCAGGGTAAATAGTTACACGACTCAAAGTGCGTATTCGTATTTTCAAATACTTTGACCGGCACTTcctaatattgtaaaaaaaacttcatgaaaGAAATATATGTTATCATAAGAAAAGAGATAAAGtctttgtaaatatttgattgaatttacacaaaaaaaaaacaaaaacaaaaaacataaaagttATAGGAAATATTACTTTTATGTGACTGACAAAGTCAGATCGggatctttaacccttaccctgctaaattcctgtTATGCACTTGTCTATCTTTGAATTTAGACatcaccattaactgttaaaaggggtgcttaccaaaactactgactgaatagcgaacattgccgatcatgatcagactgcacaattTTGCAatctggtcatgatctacactggtccaAAGGCAGAGCGAATCGTGTCCATCATGCTAAGAGTTAAAATCACACAAAACATTTTGTATACTTTCCATTTGTATTCttaattttcagattcattttttttcaaatttctctgCTGAAGAATTTAGATAATACCCGAATGCGCAATGTGTTGATGTAAATTATTTATCTTAACTATACAGAACAACAATGATACTTATATTCGATTGCTATGTCCTTCCTGTTAgtagtgtatatttatttataagtatAATACTGCCCTTATTTAAAATGCGTCTGCTACATGGTTTGTTATGAgcataaaacattataatttcttgttaaatccttcCTTtagtaattgttgtttttttttctgtaatatttgtcaaaggttggAATACTTATTAACACTGGACAGAAGTCTTCCATAAGAAAAAAACAGAATGAAGAAGCAGTGTTAattacacaatttgaaattatttcaatttgtcGAAATTCTGTTATGACTAATGTTTCCAAGTAGTACAAAATAAGGCTAAAATACGTATGCCAATGATACCGAAATACATAATAAAGGAGGAAATAATGCTaaattacggtgcccctaaagtgacatgttacacacttttttccacttaggtaatgtgagacttttttatttcgtttaaacgaaatcatttcgttttaacgaaataagcttaaacgaaatgatttcgtttttacgaaataactatttcgtttaaacgaaatcatttcgttatatctatttcgtttaaacgaaatgtaacttatttcgtttaaacggaatcatttcgtttaaacgaaatagttttcaaaagaaaaaagatgTTTAACAGCGATTTGATAGAAACATTACAAAATCCTAAGatgaaatactttaaattttgtcattttctgaagGTCGAACTCCCCAACCCCGCGTCCTCTATTTTCCCTTAAGGACTGAGGAGTAATTGCTAACTAGGAAACAGGAATTCGttaagttaaaataaaaagtgattTTCAA from Mercenaria mercenaria strain notata chromosome 11, MADL_Memer_1, whole genome shotgun sequence includes the following:
- the LOC128546923 gene encoding collagen alpha-5(VI) chain-like, with amino-acid sequence MSKYRTGPPNNRYQFSLVTYSLQATVHFYLNTYNNDTDLQNAVDLVDDNCGGPSFTGNALSKVRQDVFLSVNGARDNTVVDRFVILLTDGLSSDPTDVMQEAIYLKANGVKIYTIGSGMSVLHEKLLEISSFKDHVFPMATEDSLHTLFKYTMFGCESCSTNVSDVAVLMDVSANIKPKEFDTQLKAAIHLLGITDVGLNATQFSYSTFTNTMHNIYSFDKYSERVDLIAEVSKKTKHVFSTNGDVANALGDLYQNGFSSSKGSRSEARQIVVLITSGQLGDMEQVKAEAKRLKDSGKIIITIGTGLSANMTNLLEISSDPAFTYIIGDDVYTDFDVLDSLKTTFVYDYCSNV